A region from the Hylaeus volcanicus isolate JK05 chromosome 6, UHH_iyHylVolc1.0_haploid, whole genome shotgun sequence genome encodes:
- the LOC128877807 gene encoding transcriptional adapter 3-B, with amino-acid sequence MSGKGKQSSKKAIVKIRESGKTIQSSTLTPDTSSENTETTMSLPILKIADNNRLLPRYTSILQRSTEEGVGMEDLDTLQLELEMLLSSVVVRHRMIQEEVANLSSAEERRDRRSKSGKGLSLLDKKVREEKFKPKELNAKTQSPLPAKLFKQKAVVGLNSQVIPNVHEISRIEGSKSESPKLLLPKNDTPNKFWASVDPYCTDIMPDDIKLLEELIVTHSDISEFKKIPPLGRHYSLMWAHNDLLQEEDAANPNREKKRSRSDMSLLVGKNDKKAHSIAGPLTQRLVSALLEENVYVASNNTDNKLFRDSDPPVLRDLTIQNSINLELRMHKELVEQGILEPDAQKKSQEDDEILMEIKRCQQELSALSNHNVTQLKRLLNLAQEESKRQALKRKITAADNEVIEHYKKLILSKQRKLPLTKKEQEKAWACLRERENLLDQLNMLPHDNVGESIGFGTTMN; translated from the coding sequence ATGTCGGGTAAAGGCAAACAAAGTTCCAAAAAAGCTATTGTCAAAATACGAGAGAGTGGGAAGACTATACAATCTTCGACTCTCACACCTGACACAAGCTCAGAGAATACAGAGACAACAATGTCTCTACCTATTTTAAAGATTGCAGATAATAATCGTCTCCTTCCAAGATATACTAGTATCTTGCAACGTAGCACAGAAGAAGGTGTAGGCATGGAAGACCTAGATACATTGCAGTTAGAATTAGAAATGCTTCTCTCATCAGTTGTTGTACGACACAGAATGATTCAGGAAGAAGTAGCAAACTTATCTTCTGCAGAGGAGCGTAGGGACAGAAGATCCAAAAGTGGAAAAGGTCTTTCACTTCTTGACAAAAAAGTTAGAGAAGAGAAATTTAAACCGAAAGAACTTAATGCTAAAACCCAATCGCCTCTACCAGCAAAACTTTTTAAGCAAAAAGCTGTAGTTGGTTTGAACTCTCAGGTCATTCCAAATGTACatgaaatttcaagaatagAAGGCTCTAAATCTGAATCACCAAAGTTACTTTTACCAAAAAATGACACTCCTAACAAATTTTGGGCATCGGTTGATCCATATTGTACAGATATTATGCCTGATGATATTAAGTTGCTGGAAGAATTAATTGTCACTCACAGTGATATCAGCGAGTTCAAGAAAATTCCTCCTCTAGGTCGTCATTACAGCTTAATGTGGGCCCATAACGATTTGCTACAAGAAGAAGATGCAGCCAACCCAAATagggagaaaaaaagaagtcgTTCTGACATGTCCTTGCTAGTTGgaaaaaatgataagaaaGCACACAGTATAGCAGGACCTCTTACACAGAGATTAGTTTCCGCTCTGTTAGAAGAAAACGTATACGTCGCGAGTAATAACACGGATAATAAACTTTTCAGGGATAGCGATCCCCCTGTATTAAGAGATCTCACTATTCAGAACTCcattaatttagaattaagaATGCATAAGGAACTCGTAGAACAGGGAATCTTAGAGCCAGATGCACAGAAGAAGAGTCAGGAAGACgacgaaattttaatggaGATTAAAAGATGCCAACAGGAACTCAGTGCGCTTTCCAATCACAATGTCACGCAATTGAAGAGATTGCTTAATTTGGCTCAAGAAGAAAGCAAGCGACAAGCACTGAAGAGGAAAATAACTGCGGCGGACAACGAAGTGATAGAACATTACAAGAAACTTATACTTTCAAAGCAAAGAAAGCTACCATTGACGAAGAAAGAACAAGAAAAGGCGTGGGCGTGtctgcgagagagagaaaatcTCTTAGATCAACTAAATATGTTACCACACGATAATGTAGGGGAATCGATAGGCTTTGGCACTACTATgaattag
- the LOC128877805 gene encoding merlin isoform X4 has product MYLVNMLRMRRVNIMRSKMPPFRRKKSGKSFPVKVCTLDAELEFSLEWRSTGRDLFDLVCRTIGLRETWYFGLQYEDTKGFISWLKLDKKVQDQCISQQPTTPFMFLAKFYPEDVAEELVQEVTQHLFFLQVKQAILSMDIYCPPEASVLLASYAVQAKYGDYDEVSYRPGMLASEALLPQRVIDQYQMTSEMWEDRIKIWYADHRGMSRDEAEMEYLKIAQDLDMYGVNYFPISNKKETDLWLGVTALGLNIYEKENKLAPKTTFTWSEIRHISFDDKKFVIKPVEKTSPNFVFFSQKVRMNKLILDLCIGNHDLFMRRRKPDSMEVQQMKAQAKEEKSRRQIERNKLAREKQLRETAEREKAAMEQRLLQYQEEIRLANEALRRSEETADLLAEKSRVAEEEAMLLSQKASEAEQEITRIRLNNMKTEEEKVHLERKTREAELLTERLVQESERRAAEAEKLKDELLRARIAEKEAKEKLLEFLSRNAYTTTITPVPNLFPSTQVLPSDLQADLQTLQLDTEPLPTDLTSYDLIADGDVDQLSLEIEKERVDYWEKSKHLQEQLRELRTEIEVMKVGEKQCELDQLHEEQVRLGENKYSTLKKVKSGSTKARVAFFEEL; this is encoded by the exons ATGTATTTGGTCAATATGCTGCGAATGCGTAG AGTGAACATAATGAGGAGTAAAATGCCAccgtttcgaaggaaaaagtCTGGAAAATCTTTTCCCGTTAAAGTCTGTACCTTGGATGCTGAACTAGAATTCAGTTTGGAG TGGAGATCAACGGGACGAGATTTGTTCGATTTGGTCTGCCGTACAATAGGATTGAGGGAAACATGGTATTTTGGACTTCAGTATGAGGACACTAAAGGATTCATATCCTGGTTGAAGTTGGACAAGAAAG TGCAAGATCAGTGTATTTCCCAACAACCAACAACACCTTTTATGTTCTTGGCAAAATTTTATCCGGAAGATGTTGCAGAAGAATTAGTTCAAGAAGTAACGCAACATTTGTTCTTCCTTCAAGTTAAACAAGCTATCCTTTCTATGGACATCTACTGTCCACCAGAGGCATCCGTACTGTTAGCTTCTTATGCTGTTCAGGCAAAG TATGGGGACTATGACGAAGTCTCCTACCGTCCAGGAATGCTCGCTAGCGAAGCTTTATTGCCCCAGAGAGTCATAGATCAATATCAGATGACATCTGAAATGTGGGAGGATAGGATAAAAATTTGGTATGCAGATCACCGTGGAATGTCTAGAGATGAAGCAGAGATGGAGTACCTTAAAATTGCACAGGATCTTGATATGTATGGTGTTAACTATTTTCCTATTAGT AACAAGAAAGAGACTGACCTTTGGCTTGGAGTTACAGCCCTTGGATTGAATATCTATGAGAAGGAGAACAAGTTGGCACCGAAAACTACATTCACGTGGTCAGAGATACGGCATATTAGTTTCGATGACAAGAAATTCGTGATAAAACCTGTGGAGAAGACATCGCCGAACTTCGTATTCTTCTCGCAGAAAGTTCGCATGAATAAACTG ATCCTGGACCTGTGTATTGGGAACCATGATCTGTTTATGAGGAGACGCAAGCCTGACTCTATGGAGGTGCAACAGATGAAAGCACAGGCCAAAGAAGAGAAATCAAG GAGACAAATCGAAAGAAACAAGTTGGCAAGAGAGAAACAGCTCAGAGAGACAgcagaaagagaaaaagcaGCCATGGAGCAACGACTTCTACAATATCAAGAAGAGATTCGTTTAGCCAATGAAGCACTC agaAGGTCAGAAGAGACTGCAGACCTCTTGGCTGAAAAGAGTCGCGTGGCAGAGGAAGAAGCAATGTTGTTGAGTCAAAAAGCTTCCGAGGCAGAACAGGAGATCACACGTATAAGATTGAATAACATGAAAACGGAGGAGGAGAAGGTTCACCTTGAACGCAAGACCAGAGAAGCTGAATTGCTGACTGAGAGATTGGTGCAAGAATCAGAGAGAAGAGCTGCCGAGGCTGAAAAATTGAAGGACGAATTGCTACGTGCACGCATAGCGGAGAAGGAAGCGAAAGAAAAGTTGTTAGAGTTCCTCAGCAGAAATGCTTACACCACCACTATAACT cCTGTACCAAATCTGTTTCCATCAACCCAAGTACTTCCGTCGGATTTGCAAGCCGATCTTCAGACGTTGCAACTAGATACAGAACCATTACCAACCGATTTAACCTCGTACGACTTGATTGCCGATGGAGATGTTGATCAGTTATCACTAGAGATTGAAAAGGAAAGAGTAGACTATTGGGAGAAGAGCAAACACCTGCAAGAACAGCTAAGAGAGTTGCGCACAGAAATCGAAGTGATGAAGGTTGGCGAAAAACAGTGCGAATTGGATCAATTGCATGAGGAACAAGTGCGACTTGGTGAGAACAAGTACAGTACATTGAAAAAAGTGAAGTCCGGATCTACCAAGGCTAGAGTTGCATTCTTCGAGGAGTTATAG
- the LOC128877805 gene encoding merlin isoform X1, whose product MYLVNMLRMRRVNIMRSKMPPFRRKKSGKSFPVKVCTLDAELEFSLEWRSTGRDLFDLVCRTIGLRETWYFGLQYEDTKGFISWLKLDKKVQDQCISQQPTTPFMFLAKFYPEDVAEELVQEVTQHLFFLQVKQAILSMDIYCPPEASVLLASYAVQAKYGDYDEVSYRPGMLASEALLPQRVIDQYQMTSEMWEDRIKIWYADHRGMSRDEAEMEYLKIAQDLDMYGVNYFPISNKKETDLWLGVTALGLNIYEKENKLAPKTTFTWSEIRHISFDDKKFVIKPVEKTSPNFVFFSQKVRMNKLVKKQSDVGSWVKGLIALGLDEHSNDKAAHILFVKILDLCIGNHDLFMRRRKPDSMEVQQMKAQAKEEKSRRQIERNKLAREKQLRETAEREKAAMEQRLLQYQEEIRLANEALRRSEETADLLAEKSRVAEEEAMLLSQKASEAEQEITRIRLNNMKTEEEKVHLERKTREAELLTERLVQESERRAAEAEKLKDELLRARIAEKEAKEKLLEFLSRNAYTTTITPVPNLFPSTQVLPSDLQADLQTLQLDTEPLPTDLTSYDLIADGDVDQLSLEIEKERVDYWEKSKHLQEQLRELRTEIEVMKVGEKQCELDQLHEEQVRLGENKYSTLKKVKSGSTKARVAFFEEL is encoded by the exons ATGTATTTGGTCAATATGCTGCGAATGCGTAG AGTGAACATAATGAGGAGTAAAATGCCAccgtttcgaaggaaaaagtCTGGAAAATCTTTTCCCGTTAAAGTCTGTACCTTGGATGCTGAACTAGAATTCAGTTTGGAG TGGAGATCAACGGGACGAGATTTGTTCGATTTGGTCTGCCGTACAATAGGATTGAGGGAAACATGGTATTTTGGACTTCAGTATGAGGACACTAAAGGATTCATATCCTGGTTGAAGTTGGACAAGAAAG TGCAAGATCAGTGTATTTCCCAACAACCAACAACACCTTTTATGTTCTTGGCAAAATTTTATCCGGAAGATGTTGCAGAAGAATTAGTTCAAGAAGTAACGCAACATTTGTTCTTCCTTCAAGTTAAACAAGCTATCCTTTCTATGGACATCTACTGTCCACCAGAGGCATCCGTACTGTTAGCTTCTTATGCTGTTCAGGCAAAG TATGGGGACTATGACGAAGTCTCCTACCGTCCAGGAATGCTCGCTAGCGAAGCTTTATTGCCCCAGAGAGTCATAGATCAATATCAGATGACATCTGAAATGTGGGAGGATAGGATAAAAATTTGGTATGCAGATCACCGTGGAATGTCTAGAGATGAAGCAGAGATGGAGTACCTTAAAATTGCACAGGATCTTGATATGTATGGTGTTAACTATTTTCCTATTAGT AACAAGAAAGAGACTGACCTTTGGCTTGGAGTTACAGCCCTTGGATTGAATATCTATGAGAAGGAGAACAAGTTGGCACCGAAAACTACATTCACGTGGTCAGAGATACGGCATATTAGTTTCGATGACAAGAAATTCGTGATAAAACCTGTGGAGAAGACATCGCCGAACTTCGTATTCTTCTCGCAGAAAGTTCGCATGAATAAACTGGTAAAAAAACAGTCAGATGTTGGCAGCTGGGTGAAGGGTTTGATAGCTTTAGGGTTGGACGAACATAGCAATGACAAAGCTGCTcacatattatttgttaagATCCTGGACCTGTGTATTGGGAACCATGATCTGTTTATGAGGAGACGCAAGCCTGACTCTATGGAGGTGCAACAGATGAAAGCACAGGCCAAAGAAGAGAAATCAAG GAGACAAATCGAAAGAAACAAGTTGGCAAGAGAGAAACAGCTCAGAGAGACAgcagaaagagaaaaagcaGCCATGGAGCAACGACTTCTACAATATCAAGAAGAGATTCGTTTAGCCAATGAAGCACTC agaAGGTCAGAAGAGACTGCAGACCTCTTGGCTGAAAAGAGTCGCGTGGCAGAGGAAGAAGCAATGTTGTTGAGTCAAAAAGCTTCCGAGGCAGAACAGGAGATCACACGTATAAGATTGAATAACATGAAAACGGAGGAGGAGAAGGTTCACCTTGAACGCAAGACCAGAGAAGCTGAATTGCTGACTGAGAGATTGGTGCAAGAATCAGAGAGAAGAGCTGCCGAGGCTGAAAAATTGAAGGACGAATTGCTACGTGCACGCATAGCGGAGAAGGAAGCGAAAGAAAAGTTGTTAGAGTTCCTCAGCAGAAATGCTTACACCACCACTATAACT cCTGTACCAAATCTGTTTCCATCAACCCAAGTACTTCCGTCGGATTTGCAAGCCGATCTTCAGACGTTGCAACTAGATACAGAACCATTACCAACCGATTTAACCTCGTACGACTTGATTGCCGATGGAGATGTTGATCAGTTATCACTAGAGATTGAAAAGGAAAGAGTAGACTATTGGGAGAAGAGCAAACACCTGCAAGAACAGCTAAGAGAGTTGCGCACAGAAATCGAAGTGATGAAGGTTGGCGAAAAACAGTGCGAATTGGATCAATTGCATGAGGAACAAGTGCGACTTGGTGAGAACAAGTACAGTACATTGAAAAAAGTGAAGTCCGGATCTACCAAGGCTAGAGTTGCATTCTTCGAGGAGTTATAG
- the LOC128877809 gene encoding peroxisome assembly protein 12: MAEKGAHLTGTTLIKPSIFEIVAQESFASTVEPAFKKIISFILSFNFERYGHLLKWTDEGYLIFNIFLQRYYFKKYSATFSEAFYGLKRVGITNSKVGTNLSKNQQKLSLLLVVLFPYLKSKFSELSQRYKLEEIDGYEPQTKWEKLYRYCVVKGYITSCAVYESTMLYNYMLYVAGKSVYQSLQLRLLSITLTYADPQSLISISDLLKKIQNNSFGINDGIDILQRTVTTSFEFGAFFLQFLSWWTQENLYTNLVTLPIPPPPTIPETAKQYKGVCPICLRTLRVHTVLSVSGYAFCYQCILPVIRNNGRCPVTNYPAKEDDLIRLYLD, from the exons atggcTGAAAAGGGAGCACATTTAACTGGGACTACACTCATAAAACCTTCTATCTTCGAAATAGTCGCGCAAGAATCATTTGCTTCGACCGTTGAACCGGcttttaaaaagattatatCG tttattttatcattcaaTTTTGAGAGGTATGGACACCTTCTTAAATGGACAGACGAAGGCTACttgattttcaatatatttctcCAACGATactattttaagaaatatt ctGCTACCTTTTCTGAGGCATTTTATGGATTAAAACGTGTAGGAATAACAAATTCCAAAGTTGGAActaatttatcgaaaaatcaacaaaaactGTCTCTATTATTGGTTGTTCTATTTCCTTACTTAAAGAGTAAGTTTTCAGAGTTGAGTCAGCGTTACAAACTTGAAGAAATAGATGGCTATGAACCACAAACA aAATGGGAAAAGTTATATCGCTATTGTGTTGTTAAAGGATATATAACAAGCTGTGCGGTATATGAATCTacaatgttatataattatatgctTTATGTTGCTGGAAAATCAGTGTATCAGTCGCTGCAATTGAGACTGTTATCTATTACTTTAACATATGCTGATCCACAGTCACTAATTAGCATTTCCGATCTATTAAAGaagatacaaaataattcctttgGCATTAATGATGGCATAGATATACTGCAGCGAACAGTAACTACTTCTTTTGAATTCGGAGCATTTTTCCTTCAATTCTTGTCCTGGTGGACTCAAGAAAATCTCTACACAAATTTAGTAACATTACCTATCCCACCACCTCCAACC ATTCCAGAAACTGCTAAGCAATATAAGGGTGTGTGTCCAATTTGTCTCAGAACACTTAGGGTACATACGGTGCTTTCTGTATCTGG TTATGCGTTTTGCTACCAGTGCATTCTTCCTGTGATACGCAATAATGGGAGGTGTCCGGTGACGAACTATCCCGCGAAGGAGGATGATTTGATACGTCTGTATTTAGATTAA
- the LOC128877805 gene encoding merlin isoform X2, which produces MYLVNMLRMRRKKSGKSFPVKVCTLDAELEFSLEWRSTGRDLFDLVCRTIGLRETWYFGLQYEDTKGFISWLKLDKKVQDQCISQQPTTPFMFLAKFYPEDVAEELVQEVTQHLFFLQVKQAILSMDIYCPPEASVLLASYAVQAKYGDYDEVSYRPGMLASEALLPQRVIDQYQMTSEMWEDRIKIWYADHRGMSRDEAEMEYLKIAQDLDMYGVNYFPISNKKETDLWLGVTALGLNIYEKENKLAPKTTFTWSEIRHISFDDKKFVIKPVEKTSPNFVFFSQKVRMNKLVKKQSDVGSWVKGLIALGLDEHSNDKAAHILFVKILDLCIGNHDLFMRRRKPDSMEVQQMKAQAKEEKSRRQIERNKLAREKQLRETAEREKAAMEQRLLQYQEEIRLANEALRRSEETADLLAEKSRVAEEEAMLLSQKASEAEQEITRIRLNNMKTEEEKVHLERKTREAELLTERLVQESERRAAEAEKLKDELLRARIAEKEAKEKLLEFLSRNAYTTTITPVPNLFPSTQVLPSDLQADLQTLQLDTEPLPTDLTSYDLIADGDVDQLSLEIEKERVDYWEKSKHLQEQLRELRTEIEVMKVGEKQCELDQLHEEQVRLGENKYSTLKKVKSGSTKARVAFFEEL; this is translated from the exons ATGTATTTGGTCAATATGCTGCGAATGCGTAG gaaaaagtCTGGAAAATCTTTTCCCGTTAAAGTCTGTACCTTGGATGCTGAACTAGAATTCAGTTTGGAG TGGAGATCAACGGGACGAGATTTGTTCGATTTGGTCTGCCGTACAATAGGATTGAGGGAAACATGGTATTTTGGACTTCAGTATGAGGACACTAAAGGATTCATATCCTGGTTGAAGTTGGACAAGAAAG TGCAAGATCAGTGTATTTCCCAACAACCAACAACACCTTTTATGTTCTTGGCAAAATTTTATCCGGAAGATGTTGCAGAAGAATTAGTTCAAGAAGTAACGCAACATTTGTTCTTCCTTCAAGTTAAACAAGCTATCCTTTCTATGGACATCTACTGTCCACCAGAGGCATCCGTACTGTTAGCTTCTTATGCTGTTCAGGCAAAG TATGGGGACTATGACGAAGTCTCCTACCGTCCAGGAATGCTCGCTAGCGAAGCTTTATTGCCCCAGAGAGTCATAGATCAATATCAGATGACATCTGAAATGTGGGAGGATAGGATAAAAATTTGGTATGCAGATCACCGTGGAATGTCTAGAGATGAAGCAGAGATGGAGTACCTTAAAATTGCACAGGATCTTGATATGTATGGTGTTAACTATTTTCCTATTAGT AACAAGAAAGAGACTGACCTTTGGCTTGGAGTTACAGCCCTTGGATTGAATATCTATGAGAAGGAGAACAAGTTGGCACCGAAAACTACATTCACGTGGTCAGAGATACGGCATATTAGTTTCGATGACAAGAAATTCGTGATAAAACCTGTGGAGAAGACATCGCCGAACTTCGTATTCTTCTCGCAGAAAGTTCGCATGAATAAACTGGTAAAAAAACAGTCAGATGTTGGCAGCTGGGTGAAGGGTTTGATAGCTTTAGGGTTGGACGAACATAGCAATGACAAAGCTGCTcacatattatttgttaagATCCTGGACCTGTGTATTGGGAACCATGATCTGTTTATGAGGAGACGCAAGCCTGACTCTATGGAGGTGCAACAGATGAAAGCACAGGCCAAAGAAGAGAAATCAAG GAGACAAATCGAAAGAAACAAGTTGGCAAGAGAGAAACAGCTCAGAGAGACAgcagaaagagaaaaagcaGCCATGGAGCAACGACTTCTACAATATCAAGAAGAGATTCGTTTAGCCAATGAAGCACTC agaAGGTCAGAAGAGACTGCAGACCTCTTGGCTGAAAAGAGTCGCGTGGCAGAGGAAGAAGCAATGTTGTTGAGTCAAAAAGCTTCCGAGGCAGAACAGGAGATCACACGTATAAGATTGAATAACATGAAAACGGAGGAGGAGAAGGTTCACCTTGAACGCAAGACCAGAGAAGCTGAATTGCTGACTGAGAGATTGGTGCAAGAATCAGAGAGAAGAGCTGCCGAGGCTGAAAAATTGAAGGACGAATTGCTACGTGCACGCATAGCGGAGAAGGAAGCGAAAGAAAAGTTGTTAGAGTTCCTCAGCAGAAATGCTTACACCACCACTATAACT cCTGTACCAAATCTGTTTCCATCAACCCAAGTACTTCCGTCGGATTTGCAAGCCGATCTTCAGACGTTGCAACTAGATACAGAACCATTACCAACCGATTTAACCTCGTACGACTTGATTGCCGATGGAGATGTTGATCAGTTATCACTAGAGATTGAAAAGGAAAGAGTAGACTATTGGGAGAAGAGCAAACACCTGCAAGAACAGCTAAGAGAGTTGCGCACAGAAATCGAAGTGATGAAGGTTGGCGAAAAACAGTGCGAATTGGATCAATTGCATGAGGAACAAGTGCGACTTGGTGAGAACAAGTACAGTACATTGAAAAAAGTGAAGTCCGGATCTACCAAGGCTAGAGTTGCATTCTTCGAGGAGTTATAG
- the LOC128877805 gene encoding merlin isoform X3, producing the protein MRSKMPPFRRKKSGKSFPVKVCTLDAELEFSLEWRSTGRDLFDLVCRTIGLRETWYFGLQYEDTKGFISWLKLDKKVQDQCISQQPTTPFMFLAKFYPEDVAEELVQEVTQHLFFLQVKQAILSMDIYCPPEASVLLASYAVQAKYGDYDEVSYRPGMLASEALLPQRVIDQYQMTSEMWEDRIKIWYADHRGMSRDEAEMEYLKIAQDLDMYGVNYFPISNKKETDLWLGVTALGLNIYEKENKLAPKTTFTWSEIRHISFDDKKFVIKPVEKTSPNFVFFSQKVRMNKLVKKQSDVGSWVKGLIALGLDEHSNDKAAHILFVKILDLCIGNHDLFMRRRKPDSMEVQQMKAQAKEEKSRRQIERNKLAREKQLRETAEREKAAMEQRLLQYQEEIRLANEALRRSEETADLLAEKSRVAEEEAMLLSQKASEAEQEITRIRLNNMKTEEEKVHLERKTREAELLTERLVQESERRAAEAEKLKDELLRARIAEKEAKEKLLEFLSRNAYTTTITPVPNLFPSTQVLPSDLQADLQTLQLDTEPLPTDLTSYDLIADGDVDQLSLEIEKERVDYWEKSKHLQEQLRELRTEIEVMKVGEKQCELDQLHEEQVRLGENKYSTLKKVKSGSTKARVAFFEEL; encoded by the exons ATGAGGAGTAAAATGCCAccgtttcgaaggaaaaagtCTGGAAAATCTTTTCCCGTTAAAGTCTGTACCTTGGATGCTGAACTAGAATTCAGTTTGGAG TGGAGATCAACGGGACGAGATTTGTTCGATTTGGTCTGCCGTACAATAGGATTGAGGGAAACATGGTATTTTGGACTTCAGTATGAGGACACTAAAGGATTCATATCCTGGTTGAAGTTGGACAAGAAAG TGCAAGATCAGTGTATTTCCCAACAACCAACAACACCTTTTATGTTCTTGGCAAAATTTTATCCGGAAGATGTTGCAGAAGAATTAGTTCAAGAAGTAACGCAACATTTGTTCTTCCTTCAAGTTAAACAAGCTATCCTTTCTATGGACATCTACTGTCCACCAGAGGCATCCGTACTGTTAGCTTCTTATGCTGTTCAGGCAAAG TATGGGGACTATGACGAAGTCTCCTACCGTCCAGGAATGCTCGCTAGCGAAGCTTTATTGCCCCAGAGAGTCATAGATCAATATCAGATGACATCTGAAATGTGGGAGGATAGGATAAAAATTTGGTATGCAGATCACCGTGGAATGTCTAGAGATGAAGCAGAGATGGAGTACCTTAAAATTGCACAGGATCTTGATATGTATGGTGTTAACTATTTTCCTATTAGT AACAAGAAAGAGACTGACCTTTGGCTTGGAGTTACAGCCCTTGGATTGAATATCTATGAGAAGGAGAACAAGTTGGCACCGAAAACTACATTCACGTGGTCAGAGATACGGCATATTAGTTTCGATGACAAGAAATTCGTGATAAAACCTGTGGAGAAGACATCGCCGAACTTCGTATTCTTCTCGCAGAAAGTTCGCATGAATAAACTGGTAAAAAAACAGTCAGATGTTGGCAGCTGGGTGAAGGGTTTGATAGCTTTAGGGTTGGACGAACATAGCAATGACAAAGCTGCTcacatattatttgttaagATCCTGGACCTGTGTATTGGGAACCATGATCTGTTTATGAGGAGACGCAAGCCTGACTCTATGGAGGTGCAACAGATGAAAGCACAGGCCAAAGAAGAGAAATCAAG GAGACAAATCGAAAGAAACAAGTTGGCAAGAGAGAAACAGCTCAGAGAGACAgcagaaagagaaaaagcaGCCATGGAGCAACGACTTCTACAATATCAAGAAGAGATTCGTTTAGCCAATGAAGCACTC agaAGGTCAGAAGAGACTGCAGACCTCTTGGCTGAAAAGAGTCGCGTGGCAGAGGAAGAAGCAATGTTGTTGAGTCAAAAAGCTTCCGAGGCAGAACAGGAGATCACACGTATAAGATTGAATAACATGAAAACGGAGGAGGAGAAGGTTCACCTTGAACGCAAGACCAGAGAAGCTGAATTGCTGACTGAGAGATTGGTGCAAGAATCAGAGAGAAGAGCTGCCGAGGCTGAAAAATTGAAGGACGAATTGCTACGTGCACGCATAGCGGAGAAGGAAGCGAAAGAAAAGTTGTTAGAGTTCCTCAGCAGAAATGCTTACACCACCACTATAACT cCTGTACCAAATCTGTTTCCATCAACCCAAGTACTTCCGTCGGATTTGCAAGCCGATCTTCAGACGTTGCAACTAGATACAGAACCATTACCAACCGATTTAACCTCGTACGACTTGATTGCCGATGGAGATGTTGATCAGTTATCACTAGAGATTGAAAAGGAAAGAGTAGACTATTGGGAGAAGAGCAAACACCTGCAAGAACAGCTAAGAGAGTTGCGCACAGAAATCGAAGTGATGAAGGTTGGCGAAAAACAGTGCGAATTGGATCAATTGCATGAGGAACAAGTGCGACTTGGTGAGAACAAGTACAGTACATTGAAAAAAGTGAAGTCCGGATCTACCAAGGCTAGAGTTGCATTCTTCGAGGAGTTATAG